The Atribacter laminatus genome contains the following window.
CCTCCTGATGGCAGAGTGAAAGTCTCCGCTCCTTTCCGAATGGATATTGAGACCATCCGCAAATTTGTTCTTCAAAAGTTATCTTGGATTGAAAAACACCAAGCGAAATTCTTACAACAGAAAAAGGAAACACCACACGAATATATCAACGGTGAAAACCATTATTTTGCTGGTCGCAGTTATCTGCTTCGGGTTGTTGACTATGCAGGATTTCCAAAGGTAATGATTCATGATCAAAAATATATCGATCTTTTGATATCACGAGATAGTGATCGGGAGAAGCGAAAAGAAGTCATAAGCGATTGGTATAGAGAACATTTAAAATTAAGGATTCCAGAGCTCGTAAAAAAATGGGAGAAAATCATTGGAGTCGAGGCAAAGGAATGTCGAATCAAACAGATGAAAACCCGATGGGGATCTTGTTCCATCAAGCTTCGGCGGGTTTGGTTGAATTTGGAACTGGCTAAAAAACCAGACCATTGCTTGGAATATGTGATTGTCCATGAGTTGGTTCATCTTTTAGAACCAAAACACAACAGCAGTTTTAAAGCGTATATGGATGGTTTTATGCCGCAATGGAGGAAGTATAAGAAAGAGTTAAATCAGGGAAATGAGTCTCTTCTTTCTTGAAACTAGATGAAGATGAGAACGAAAGGTTCGACATGCCGTGGCATGTCGCTACAATTAACCTGAGTTAGGATTCAGGATGACAACTTTTATCGTTATTGTTTGAATAAGATATAATTAATGACAAAGGGAGTTGGGGAAAAGTGAAAAGTAGAATATTTTTAAGAAGACTAATTTTATATTTAGAAATAAATCTTGGTCTATTCATTCTAATTTTTATTCTTTGCCCTGCTTATACCTATGAATTAAACCAATTTTATGGAAACCATACAAAAGAAAATTCTATTCAAAACTTGATAACTAACCAAACGGTTGGAATCACTGATAATAATGCAAGATTCGTTCAAGACAACAGCCACGTTCCAATGATTAACCCAGGAAATAACAAACCGATAGAGCTGGTTTTAACGCCAATGGTTACTGATGAAGAAAATGGTGGGGCAGATAAAAAACAAGAAGGTGAGGGTGTGGCCAGGGAATCTGATTATTTCCAGGAAGGAGATTTCGTCACGGTTCAACCGTTCTTGTTTGATGCCATAGGAAATGGTCCTGTCTATGGGTGGACCTGGCTCACTCAGACGGGTGACCGAGCTTCTTGGACTTTCAAACTTAAGCCAGGATCGGTTAACGTTAAAACTGCTGCCCTGAATTTTTCTTTCTTAGTGACCAATGGGGTGAATGGAGGAAGCGGGTATACCTCCAATCCCAAAGTGAAAATTTTTGATCTAAATGGCAATGAATTGGGGAGTTCTGCTCTCCAACTGACCAATACCTTTCGGCCGAAATACTCGGGTAATACCGTAGGGATCGGCTATCCGGCATCAGGCGCAATTGAGTCTTCGCTCTTGAGACAATTGGTTTCACAAGGTCAAAGCTTCGTGGTGTCCATCGAATGGCCAACTCCCGACAAACATCATATTGCAGCAAAGAAAGATTCGGTCCTTCTCGCTTACGTCATTTCTGTTGAAATGACAGGGAGATCTGAACAAAATTTTACTACCCAGCGGGGAAGAAAGTGAATCACAAAAAGCTTACAATTACCCTGTGGGATAATAATCCCACAGGGTAAGGTGATTATTACTCCTCAAAAAGTTTGGTGAATTCTCCATACCCTTCTTTTTCTAAATCCTCTTTTGGTATAAAACGCAATGCTGCTGAATTAATACAGTAGCGACGTCCGGTCGGTGGAGGTCCGTCATCAAAAACGTGGCCGAGGTGTGAATCAGCATATTTGCTGCGGACTTCGGTTCGCATCATAAAGTGGCTACTGTCGGTGTTTTCTGCAATATTCTCTGGAATCAGAGGCTGAGTGAAGCTAGGCCAGCCGGTTCCGGATTCAAACTTATCAAGAGAGTTGAAGAGTGGTTCGCCGGAAACAATATCCACATAGATGCCTTCTTTTTTGTTGTCCCAATAATCATTGTTGAACGGCATTTCGGTGGCATTTTCCTGAGTGACTTCATATTGGAGAGGAGTGAGCTTTTTTTGAAGCTCTTCAGGTGATGGTTTCTGATAGTTAACAAATTTATCTTGATTTTCAATCACGCTTTCATCATCCTTCCAGTATTTTTCTTGAAATTGATCCCGCCCGGAAAAAGAACGATAGACTTCATAGCGATTGCTAGATTTTTTATAGTAATTTTGGTGATATTCTTCGGCCGGATAGAAAACCGAAACTGGGAGAATCTCGGTTACAATGGGATCATTGAATTTTCCCGACTTTTCCAGATCTTCTTTTGACTGCTCGGCGATGGTTTTTTGTTCTTGGTTGTGGTAGAAAATGGCAGTTCGGTATTGTGAGC
Protein-coding sequences here:
- the msrB gene encoding peptide-methionine (R)-S-oxide reductase MsrB, encoding MKGLLFALLIILPFIFGSYALAQESNQNPSKLEKATLAGGCFWCLESAMEKLEGVIEAVSGYTGGHTENPTYEQVCSGTTGHYEAVEVTYDPDKITYREILDAFWKSINPTDPFGQFVDQGSQYRTAIFYHNQEQKTIAEQSKEDLEKSGKFNDPIVTEILPVSVFYPAEEYHQNYYKKSSNRYEVYRSFSGRDQFQEKYWKDDESVIENQDKFVNYQKPSPEELQKKLTPLQYEVTQENATEMPFNNDYWDNKKEGIYVDIVSGEPLFNSLDKFESGTGWPSFTQPLIPENIAENTDSSHFMMRTEVRSKYADSHLGHVFDDGPPPTGRRYCINSAALRFIPKEDLEKEGYGEFTKLFEE
- a CDS encoding M48 family metallopeptidase, whose amino-acid sequence is MHLRILPPDGRVKVSAPFRMDIETIRKFVLQKLSWIEKHQAKFLQQKKETPHEYINGENHYFAGRSYLLRVVDYAGFPKVMIHDQKYIDLLISRDSDREKRKEVISDWYREHLKLRIPELVKKWEKIIGVEAKECRIKQMKTRWGSCSIKLRRVWLNLELAKKPDHCLEYVIVHELVHLLEPKHNSSFKAYMDGFMPQWRKYKKELNQGNESLLS